In Deferribacteraceae bacterium V6Fe1, one genomic interval encodes:
- the fliD gene encoding flagellar filament capping protein FliD has protein sequence MDALRIGGIMSGLDTNGIVETLTKQAKQTYYSLEKSYTNKTLEKSIYQSISSDLVSIKADLLNLKLETTFKSKNVSVSNSSILSATASTSAKNGSHTIKVSQTARNSYTYSQFTNVALSEKGAGVTSISGRPEDFLEGVHNVTISTNTISAADYYVSKDEFSPNNLGQISKYSGSSISIVDTKGELTADLSGNFSISINSTIYSVSVSAVTGDDINKVTKSIEDSLNNQLNSANNTTNKNYLAVRVDFDSTSGSWNMAIYDTSLESLNIEVQSDSISQSLGLHNGASSTTTKSVTTKILKYHVADSYTNLLTKLNDSSAGLIPGVTLTADTSLSDGAFKIAQDSSLNVGVESYSKVIGATVSSGSGLNTSVIGLQNAGFAKTPSTSTNGTFTINGVSITIDDHTALSVNDLIAKINSSGAGVTASYDSIDDKVVLKSNTSGAENITLGDFSDTSDILSVLKLTAADGATKSTGSSNGSIDPTVKLNSAGFTKAVTSGIFTINGVSIYVDASVDTLNDVIYKVNNSGANVEMAYDEVSDKITLRSKNSIDKIVLGSSNDTSSFLEALNLTNDTTTSSEFGVAGQYAMLNVDGINYIRNTNKIDDIISGVTLNIKNASDEYTAIDISTDTTKAVEYFAKFVQHYNQMIDKLSPPEIDDEDKQYLTPLTEDEKGSMTSEEVTNYEEKWKTYTTYDIISKSSELRLLKNSLRSNLLSEATGITGAYSSLSEIGISIAGNGDISILKKGMLVKDSTNYDEILSELKNNETFLNALSENPDDVFKLFAENSSTATGWARKYESVINQYVSTGGLISLKIQPFGTIDRQLYNLTDRMDEEQTRLTSYLERVWSQFSYMETQIASLQEQGNYLTQLLASQN, from the coding sequence ATGGATGCACTAAGGATAGGTGGAATTATGTCAGGCCTTGATACTAACGGGATCGTAGAGACTCTGACCAAACAGGCCAAGCAGACATATTACTCGTTAGAGAAAAGCTATACTAACAAAACTCTTGAAAAGAGCATATACCAGTCAATAAGCTCTGACCTTGTATCCATAAAAGCAGATTTACTTAATTTAAAGCTTGAAACTACTTTTAAATCCAAAAACGTTTCCGTTTCAAATTCTTCCATATTAAGTGCCACTGCATCAACATCGGCAAAAAACGGTTCACATACTATAAAGGTCTCACAAACTGCCAGAAACTCATATACATACAGTCAATTTACTAATGTTGCTCTCAGTGAAAAAGGTGCAGGTGTTACAAGCATCAGCGGACGACCGGAAGATTTTTTGGAAGGTGTCCATAATGTAACAATTTCAACCAATACTATCTCTGCAGCGGACTACTATGTTTCAAAAGATGAATTTTCTCCAAACAATCTTGGGCAAATTAGTAAATATTCAGGCTCTTCGATAAGCATTGTAGACACAAAAGGGGAGTTGACTGCTGATTTGTCCGGTAATTTTTCTATAAGTATCAATTCTACCATTTATTCCGTATCAGTTTCTGCCGTAACCGGGGATGACATAAATAAAGTTACAAAATCGATAGAAGATTCATTGAATAACCAATTAAACAGTGCAAATAATACTACAAATAAGAATTATTTAGCAGTCAGGGTTGACTTTGACAGCACAAGCGGAAGCTGGAATATGGCAATATATGATACATCTCTTGAAAGTTTAAACATAGAAGTTCAAAGTGACAGCATAAGTCAAAGCCTTGGATTACATAATGGTGCTTCATCAACCACCACAAAATCTGTTACTACAAAAATATTAAAGTATCATGTGGCTGACAGCTACACTAACCTATTGACAAAATTAAATGACAGTAGTGCCGGCCTCATACCCGGAGTGACTCTTACTGCGGACACTTCATTGTCTGACGGTGCTTTTAAAATTGCTCAAGATTCCTCTTTAAATGTAGGGGTAGAATCCTACTCCAAAGTAATTGGAGCAACAGTTTCTTCAGGCTCAGGACTTAATACCTCAGTAATTGGCCTTCAAAATGCCGGTTTTGCAAAAACACCTTCCACATCAACAAACGGGACATTCACAATTAACGGTGTTTCCATAACTATAGATGATCATACAGCTTTATCAGTAAACGATTTGATAGCTAAGATAAATTCTTCTGGTGCAGGAGTTACTGCAAGCTATGATTCAATTGATGATAAAGTAGTATTAAAGTCAAATACTTCCGGTGCCGAAAACATAACATTAGGCGACTTTTCAGATACAAGTGATATATTAAGTGTCTTAAAACTTACAGCCGCTGACGGTGCCACCAAATCTACCGGCTCAAGTAACGGCTCAATTGACCCTACAGTAAAATTGAACTCAGCCGGTTTTACGAAAGCAGTTACCAGCGGTATCTTTACTATTAACGGTGTTTCAATTTATGTAGATGCAAGTGTGGACACACTAAATGATGTTATTTACAAAGTAAATAATTCCGGTGCAAACGTTGAAATGGCTTATGATGAAGTTTCGGATAAAATCACACTTAGATCAAAAAATAGTATAGATAAAATCGTGTTAGGCTCATCAAATGACACAAGTTCATTTCTTGAAGCACTTAATTTGACAAATGATACTACCACCTCATCCGAATTTGGAGTGGCTGGTCAATATGCGATGTTGAATGTTGATGGAATTAATTATATTAGAAATACAAATAAGATAGATGATATAATTTCAGGTGTTACATTAAATATAAAAAATGCTTCTGACGAGTATACAGCCATAGATATTTCTACTGATACCACAAAGGCAGTAGAATATTTTGCCAAATTTGTCCAGCATTACAATCAAATGATTGATAAACTTTCTCCACCTGAAATTGACGATGAAGATAAACAATATTTAACTCCTCTTACAGAGGATGAAAAAGGTAGTATGACAAGTGAGGAGGTGACCAATTACGAAGAAAAATGGAAAACTTACACTACTTACGACATAATTTCAAAAAGTTCTGAACTCCGTTTGCTCAAGAACTCTTTGAGAAGCAACCTCTTAAGTGAAGCGACCGGAATAACCGGAGCATATAGTAGTTTAAGCGAAATAGGAATCAGTATTGCCGGCAATGGAGATATAAGTATCCTTAAAAAAGGTATGTTGGTGAAAGACAGCACCAACTATGATGAGATATTAAGTGAATTAAAGAATAATGAAACTTTCTTAAATGCATTGTCTGAAAATCCTGATGACGTATTCAAATTATTTGCCGAAAACTCTTCAACAGCCACTGGGTGGGCAAGAAAATATGAAAGCGTCATTAATCAGTATGTTTCAACCGGTGGGCTAATATCTCTAAAAATACAACCATTTGGAACAATTGACAGACAGCTTTACAATCTTACCGATAGAATGGATGAAGAACAGACAAGGCTTACAAGTTATCTTGAAAGAGTCTGGAGTCAATTTTCCTATATGGAAACACAAATAGCTTCGCTTCAGGAGCAAGGTAACTATTTGACTCAGCTTTTAGCCAGTCAAAATTAA
- the fliS gene encoding flagellar export chaperone FliS, producing MVSNPYKTYLKNEIEGATKGKLILLLYDGAIKFLRQANKYIELKDIPNAHQNIIKAENIIYELMSTLNMDAGEIAENLLKLYDFMVWQLIEANKEKNSEKINTVIKLLTNLREAWKVIVEKEQEVESEAENKKRSVNFAG from the coding sequence ATGGTTTCAAATCCTTACAAAACGTATCTTAAAAATGAAATTGAAGGGGCTACAAAAGGGAAGTTGATTTTGCTCTTATATGATGGAGCAATAAAATTTTTAAGACAAGCAAACAAATATATCGAATTAAAGGATATTCCTAACGCACACCAAAATATTATAAAAGCCGAAAATATTATTTACGAGCTAATGTCTACTTTAAATATGGACGCAGGTGAAATAGCAGAAAATTTACTAAAGCTTTATGACTTTATGGTATGGCAGCTTATTGAAGCAAATAAAGAAAAAAATAGTGAGAAAATAAATACCGTAATAAAATTACTAACTAATTTACGAGAAGCTTGGAAAGTAATAGTTGAAAAAGAGCAAGAAGTGGAAAGTGAAGCTGAAAATAAAAAGAGGTCGGTTAATTTTGCCGGGTGA
- a CDS encoding radical SAM protein — translation MEKWAVIKHYRDILASEEGYILKNGSIKVAALYPNKYEIASQNLGFQEVYKFLNSIEDVVCERIVLDFYEDNLSIETQKFFAEFEVIFVSINYEEDVLNLIRFLKAQHIKPFNYERDNNTPLIIAGGVLTFLNPRLLLNVADIQLVGDLEPMKDGIISMLTNFSSKKERISFLTTLDYSVFSGRKDKAKVVHKKDRTPVCSSIKTVSGEFANEFLVELSIGCKYGCRFCSASYIYRPYRIMDFNKFYEIVENDSFSNDIGIISAVFGDLPDIQTHMEKLKNMGKNVSVSSLRIDTLTERLISLLKDCNVKSITIAEETVSEKLKKIIRKEIKEEDIYNVVEIIANSGITNLKLYYMIGLPGETIEDIKLLIGRIEKIVDIFTKKQAEKFKRLGKVKLSVNIFIPKPFTPMQYFPLEDKRSINNKIKFLNKELRKIPNLKFSIMSHSTAYLQATISRAEDNIDELYHLFLKTNDIKAALKNFKSNAYEQFDEAKQFIWEELISHNFDENILKREFSLARKILKGWS, via the coding sequence ATGGAAAAATGGGCGGTAATTAAACATTACAGAGATATATTGGCCAGTGAAGAAGGATATATACTTAAAAATGGTTCTATAAAAGTTGCTGCATTATACCCAAACAAATATGAAATAGCCTCCCAAAATCTTGGTTTTCAGGAGGTATACAAATTTTTAAACTCAATTGAAGATGTCGTATGCGAAAGGATTGTTTTAGACTTTTACGAAGATAATCTCTCAATTGAAACCCAAAAGTTTTTTGCTGAATTTGAAGTAATTTTTGTTAGCATTAATTATGAAGAAGATGTTTTAAATCTTATAAGATTTTTAAAAGCTCAACATATAAAACCATTTAATTATGAAAGAGACAACAATACGCCGCTAATTATTGCAGGCGGTGTTTTGACATTTCTAAACCCAAGGCTTCTCCTAAATGTCGCAGACATTCAATTAGTCGGAGATTTGGAGCCAATGAAAGATGGCATAATCTCAATGTTGACAAATTTTAGCAGCAAAAAAGAAAGAATATCTTTTTTAACTACATTAGATTACAGTGTTTTTTCAGGGCGTAAAGATAAGGCTAAAGTAGTACACAAGAAAGATAGGACCCCAGTCTGTTCATCTATAAAAACAGTAAGTGGGGAATTTGCGAATGAATTCCTTGTAGAGTTAAGTATAGGTTGCAAGTATGGTTGCAGGTTTTGCTCGGCATCCTATATTTACAGGCCTTACAGAATAATGGATTTTAATAAATTTTATGAAATAGTTGAGAATGATTCTTTTAGTAATGATATTGGAATTATCAGTGCTGTTTTTGGTGATTTGCCTGACATACAAACTCATATGGAAAAGTTAAAAAATATGGGGAAAAATGTTTCTGTATCTTCACTTAGAATTGACACATTAACCGAAAGATTGATTTCACTTTTAAAAGATTGCAATGTTAAGTCAATAACTATTGCAGAGGAAACTGTCTCGGAAAAACTTAAAAAAATAATAAGAAAAGAGATTAAGGAAGAAGACATTTATAATGTCGTAGAAATTATCGCTAATTCAGGCATCACAAATCTAAAGCTCTATTATATGATTGGTCTGCCGGGAGAAACAATTGAAGATATCAAACTGCTAATTGGTAGAATTGAAAAAATCGTTGATATTTTTACCAAAAAGCAGGCGGAAAAATTTAAACGGCTTGGCAAGGTCAAACTTTCTGTAAATATATTTATACCAAAACCTTTTACCCCTATGCAGTACTTTCCGCTTGAAGATAAAAGGTCGATAAATAACAAAATTAAATTCCTTAACAAAGAGCTTCGCAAAATTCCAAACCTTAAATTTAGCATAATGTCCCATAGCACAGCTTACCTTCAGGCAACCATTTCAAGGGCTGAAGACAATATAGATGAATTATACCATTTGTTTTTAAAAACCAATGATATTAAAGCTGCACTAAAAAATTTTAAATCCAATGCATATGAACAGTTTGATGAAGCAAAACAATTCATATGGGAAGAGTTGATATCTCATAATTTTGATGAAAATATTTTGAAACGAGAATTTTCTTTGGCAAGAAAAATATTAAAGGGATGGTCATAG
- a CDS encoding laccase domain-containing protein yields MLVAKNGIMYLKPYGLPENILSITTTRHAGFSKSEYASLNFGFHVDDNVLDVEKNYAKLRSIFNIDNIVTLTQIHSNITINLDNTDKSTSLVGDGLITRKPRLPIGIMTADCFNVQLIGGKNIANLHCGWKSIYSGILENTLKFFDNNKDIIEYAVIGPGICENCYVVSKDLAIKFSDLIKNKSIFRLKGDNYLLNLRKIIKLKLENFVNNVIELNYCTLCNDFLYSYRRSNKTGRMLSILMKYE; encoded by the coding sequence GTGTTAGTAGCTAAAAATGGTATTATGTACTTAAAGCCATACGGTTTGCCTGAAAATATTTTAAGCATCACTACCACAAGGCATGCGGGATTTAGCAAATCTGAATACGCATCTTTAAATTTTGGTTTTCATGTGGATGATAATGTATTAGATGTAGAAAAAAATTATGCCAAACTACGTAGTATTTTTAACATTGATAACATTGTGACCCTTACTCAAATTCATTCAAACATAACAATCAATTTAGACAATACTGACAAATCTACTTCACTTGTCGGTGACGGACTGATTACCAGAAAACCAAGGTTACCAATTGGTATAATGACAGCTGATTGTTTTAATGTTCAGCTGATAGGGGGAAAAAATATTGCCAATCTTCACTGCGGTTGGAAAAGTATTTACTCAGGTATTCTTGAAAACACTTTAAAATTTTTTGATAATAACAAAGATATTATAGAGTACGCAGTAATTGGACCAGGAATATGTGAAAACTGCTATGTTGTCAGTAAAGATTTGGCGATAAAATTTTCAGATTTGATTAAGAATAAAAGTATATTCCGCCTAAAAGGGGATAACTATTTGCTTAATTTAAGAAAAATAATCAAATTAAAACTTGAGAATTTTGTCAATAATGTTATAGAGTTAAATTATTGCACATTGTGTAACGATTTCCTATATTCATACAGGAGATCTAATAAAACAGGCAGAATGTTATCAATATTGATGAAATATGAATGA
- a CDS encoding YggS family pyridoxal phosphate-dependent enzyme, translated as MNEIRNNLENIYKRIELAASKAGRKKGEITLVAVSKTYPAEKIIEAYECGQCIFGENRVQEALDKIDVLKDYKGITFHLIGHLQTNKVKYLKDNFSLIHSLDRIELVEEMEKRFSKLNRVQDVLIQVNIAKEPQKSGVLPEDFNLLLDKVLKSNFLNLKGLMMIPPFLDNPEDNRIYFRKMYELFEKVNTLKKVEYLSMGMSDDFEIAIEEGSNMVRIGSAIFGKRG; from the coding sequence ATGAATGAAATAAGAAATAATTTAGAAAATATTTACAAAAGGATTGAGTTGGCAGCATCAAAGGCAGGTAGAAAAAAGGGAGAAATCACCCTTGTGGCTGTCAGCAAAACTTATCCTGCTGAAAAGATAATTGAGGCTTACGAATGCGGCCAATGTATTTTCGGAGAAAATAGGGTGCAGGAAGCCCTTGATAAGATTGATGTCTTGAAAGATTACAAGGGGATAACATTTCATCTTATTGGGCATCTTCAAACAAATAAGGTAAAATACCTCAAGGATAACTTTTCTCTTATTCACTCATTAGATAGAATTGAGCTTGTTGAAGAAATGGAAAAAAGGTTTTCAAAACTAAACAGGGTGCAAGATGTTTTGATTCAGGTAAATATTGCAAAAGAACCACAAAAGTCGGGGGTGTTACCCGAGGATTTTAATTTGTTACTTGATAAAGTTCTAAAAAGCAACTTCTTAAATCTAAAAGGGCTGATGATGATTCCACCTTTTCTTGATAACCCAGAAGATAATAGGATATATTTTAGAAAAATGTATGAACTCTTTGAAAAAGTAAACACTCTTAAAAAGGTTGAATATCTTTCAATGGGTATGAGTGACGATTTTGAGATTGCAATAGAAGAAGGCTCAAATATGGTAAGGATAGGCTCTGCCATTTTCGGAAAAAGGGGATAA
- a CDS encoding YggT family protein, whose product MGLISTLIKFYIIILMLRGVMTRQELYFNPAGKFVAAATEPIFSTLFKKLTKASSDKLIPILIIFLTLIYAFLMYLFYGDLFSSLIRSISDVLGFLMLFYIASVYLGSFVNTYSAGVYTTYFYRIGLFWVKLTRTFIKISGNKIILPTIIVIFLAYVVAHTLLLSAVSIIGGKTDFIFLLKASTKTGLMEFVGVFRIIAWLIIIRALMSWVSPDPRNPIVQILITITDPFIEPVRKVIPPFGMIDFSPVIALLLIEFCRIFLIRLINLIFA is encoded by the coding sequence ATGGGACTAATTTCAACACTTATTAAATTTTATATCATCATTTTAATGCTAAGAGGAGTAATGACAAGGCAGGAGTTATACTTTAATCCAGCAGGTAAATTTGTTGCTGCTGCAACTGAACCTATATTTTCAACACTTTTTAAAAAGCTTACAAAAGCAAGTTCAGATAAGCTTATACCAATATTAATCATATTTTTGACTTTAATTTACGCATTTTTAATGTATCTGTTTTACGGAGATTTGTTCTCTTCTTTAATAAGAAGTATCAGTGACGTTTTAGGCTTTTTGATGCTTTTTTATATTGCTTCGGTCTATTTAGGCAGTTTTGTAAATACTTATTCTGCAGGTGTATATACCACTTATTTTTATAGAATTGGTCTTTTTTGGGTGAAACTAACCAGAACATTTATTAAAATTTCAGGCAATAAAATTATATTGCCTACCATAATTGTTATATTCCTTGCTTATGTAGTTGCTCATACGCTTTTATTAAGTGCTGTAAGCATAATTGGCGGTAAAACTGATTTCATATTTCTGCTTAAAGCGTCTACAAAAACGGGATTAATGGAATTTGTAGGTGTTTTTAGAATAATTGCGTGGCTTATAATAATAAGGGCATTGATGTCATGGGTAAGCCCTGACCCAAGAAACCCTATAGTTCAAATTTTAATAACTATTACTGACCCTTTTATTGAGCCCGTCAGAAAAGTAATACCCCCTTTTGGTATGATCGACTTCTCACCGGTTATTGCGTTACTGCTTATTGAATTTTGTAGAATTTTTCTTATTAGACTTATTAATTTGATATTCGCATGA
- a CDS encoding potassium channel protein → MNPLRRLLLSFLIIVLILTVGTVGYEYIEGVSFLDSFYMTVTTITTVGYGEVFPLSIAGKYFTIFIILTGTGTIAFAVTQAIEIMVAGEVRKLLGRRKMDKKIKNLKDHYIVCGFGRIGKIVCEQLLDKKVPFVVIDKDNSKVDYFNEKGIIYIIGDATKESVLMEANILDAKGLIAVVSSDAENVYIVLTAKGFSKNLFVIARSSDEESATKMFWAGADKVFSPYTIGAVSIANTILKPNVTEFMDIVMGKNNFNIEVGEIALTSSSKLIGKKIRESNIRKIGIIVVAIKKKTMDFVYNPGPDTVFEEGDTIIVLGQTNDIEQLENLI, encoded by the coding sequence ATGAATCCGTTAAGAAGACTTCTCCTTAGCTTTTTGATAATTGTATTGATACTGACAGTAGGTACTGTCGGCTATGAATACATTGAAGGTGTGAGCTTTTTAGATTCTTTTTATATGACCGTAACCACTATTACAACAGTTGGATATGGTGAAGTTTTCCCCTTGTCAATAGCAGGTAAATATTTTACAATATTTATAATTTTGACTGGGACAGGTACCATTGCATTCGCAGTAACTCAAGCTATTGAAATTATGGTAGCAGGTGAAGTAAGAAAGTTATTAGGCAGGAGAAAAATGGATAAAAAAATTAAAAACTTGAAAGATCACTATATTGTATGTGGTTTTGGCAGGATTGGCAAAATAGTGTGCGAACAGCTTTTGGACAAGAAAGTGCCTTTTGTCGTTATCGATAAAGACAATTCCAAAGTGGATTATTTCAATGAAAAAGGGATAATTTACATAATTGGGGATGCCACAAAGGAATCAGTGCTCATGGAAGCAAATATTTTAGATGCAAAAGGTTTGATTGCCGTTGTAAGCAGCGATGCTGAAAATGTTTATATAGTGCTCACTGCCAAAGGGTTTAGCAAAAATCTTTTTGTAATAGCCAGATCCTCAGATGAAGAATCGGCTACAAAAATGTTTTGGGCAGGTGCAGATAAAGTCTTTTCTCCTTACACAATTGGTGCTGTTAGTATCGCCAATACAATTCTTAAGCCAAATGTTACAGAGTTTATGGATATTGTGATGGGGAAAAACAACTTTAACATTGAAGTGGGTGAAATAGCTCTTACAAGCTCTTCCAAATTGATTGGCAAAAAAATTAGGGAGTCAAATATAAGAAAAATTGGTATAATTGTAGTAGCCATTAAGAAAAAAACTATGGATTTTGTTTATAATCCCGGGCCTGATACTGTTTTTGAAGAAGGTGATACTATAATAGTATTAGGGCAAACAAATGATATTGAGCAGTTAGAAAATTTGATATGA
- a CDS encoding twitching motility protein PilT, with product MWIFRIIYSIAIFIAFVLFRNQLEIDINHAISYALGIVLSINLIELFISDLKSFKVIMGFIGGFVFLIIAYFIVNAFDTVFSNEALKLGFYFLIVYLGILIGYKNYTLLENLFSKRLKRETKTRYVVIPKIVDTSTLIDGRISDIVNTGFIEGKIIIPTFVLKELQNIADSHDHLRRQKGRRGLDVLKKLQEQKVIPIEISEEDFSNIGTVDEKLVALTKKLKGKIITTDFNLIQVSEIQDIKALNINSLALALRQNVLPGDNLHITIQKEGKEYSQGVGYLDDGTMVVVENGRNLIGSEVDVTVSSLLQTESGRIIFTKLK from the coding sequence ATGTGGATATTTAGAATTATTTACTCAATTGCAATATTTATTGCTTTTGTACTTTTTCGAAATCAGTTGGAAATAGATATTAATCATGCCATAAGTTATGCCCTTGGAATTGTATTGTCTATTAATCTTATCGAGTTATTTATATCTGATTTAAAAAGTTTTAAAGTTATCATGGGTTTTATCGGTGGTTTTGTTTTTCTTATAATTGCTTATTTTATAGTAAATGCTTTTGATACCGTTTTTTCAAATGAAGCTTTGAAATTAGGTTTTTATTTCCTAATTGTGTACCTTGGAATACTTATTGGTTATAAAAATTACACTTTACTGGAAAATCTTTTTTCTAAGAGACTCAAGAGAGAAACAAAAACAAGATATGTCGTAATACCAAAAATCGTTGACACGTCAACGCTTATTGATGGAAGAATAAGTGACATAGTTAATACCGGCTTTATAGAGGGTAAAATAATTATCCCTACATTTGTACTGAAGGAGTTACAAAATATTGCTGATTCCCATGATCACCTAAGAAGGCAAAAGGGGAGAAGAGGGCTTGACGTTTTGAAAAAACTGCAAGAGCAGAAAGTAATCCCCATTGAAATAAGTGAAGAAGATTTTAGTAATATTGGCACTGTTGATGAAAAACTTGTAGCATTGACCAAAAAACTTAAAGGAAAAATCATAACTACCGATTTTAACCTTATCCAAGTCTCAGAAATTCAAGATATAAAGGCACTTAATATTAACTCATTGGCATTAGCTTTAAGGCAAAATGTCTTGCCTGGAGATAACCTTCATATTACTATTCAAAAAGAAGGGAAAGAATACTCACAAGGTGTCGGATATCTGGATGATGGGACAATGGTTGTTGTAGAAAACGGAAGAAACCTTATAGGCAGTGAGGTAGATGTAACAGTATCAAGTTTATTGCAAACAGAATCCGGAAGAATAATTTTTACCAAATTAAAATGA
- the ispD gene encoding 2-C-methyl-D-erythritol 4-phosphate cytidylyltransferase: MNCSVSAIIPAAGIGKRFSDKEKKQFYLINGKPILYYTLKALQCSFSFLEYIIGARKEDFDFIKSVCSDLNIKNCKLVLGGKERFDTVYNCLCESSGEYVLIHDAVRPFITKQLVTNCLELAQKYSAAVCGITPRDTVKQINDGIIDKTIERDKLILTHTPQVFEKKLLQKALQYQRENSLFITDEAMAVELIGNNVYVTQSNFSNIKLTQPEDILYFKYLIENEVYKT, from the coding sequence ATGAATTGTTCGGTTTCAGCAATTATTCCTGCTGCAGGAATTGGTAAGAGATTTTCTGATAAAGAGAAAAAACAATTTTATTTAATAAATGGTAAGCCGATACTTTATTACACATTAAAGGCTCTGCAATGTTCATTTTCTTTTTTAGAATATATCATAGGAGCCAGAAAAGAAGATTTTGATTTTATAAAAAGTGTATGCAGTGATCTAAATATCAAAAATTGCAAGTTGGTTTTGGGTGGGAAGGAAAGGTTTGATACCGTATATAATTGTCTATGTGAATCTTCCGGGGAATATGTTTTGATTCATGATGCCGTCAGACCTTTTATTACCAAGCAACTTGTAACTAACTGTCTTGAACTTGCACAAAAATATTCTGCGGCAGTCTGCGGCATTACTCCAAGAGATACTGTAAAGCAAATAAACGATGGAATTATAGATAAGACTATTGAAAGAGATAAACTTATTTTAACCCATACACCGCAAGTATTTGAAAAAAAACTTCTTCAAAAAGCACTACAATATCAAAGAGAAAACAGTCTTTTTATTACCGACGAAGCAATGGCTGTTGAATTGATTGGCAATAATGTATATGTGACTCAATCTAATTTTAGTAACATCAAGTTAACTCAACCCGAAGATATATTGTATTTTAAATATCTAATCGAAAATGAGGTTTACAAAACATAA